From Nicotiana tabacum cultivar K326 chromosome 22, ASM71507v2, whole genome shotgun sequence, one genomic window encodes:
- the LOC107831289 gene encoding uncharacterized protein LOC107831289, producing MHPKCPWILAASKDGRSNNFKVKRYCPVHKCYKTNKNKLCNSKYLAKHYRDKIVCQPNMNVWELKKLIKDELDMYVGRSTVHRARAKILKEIIGDVHAEFKRLYDYRDILLQTNPGTTCVVKVEDQGEGKLVFNSFYVCFYAMKKGWSEGCKRIIGIDGCFLKGICKGQLLIAVSKDGNNQMFPIAWAIVEVENSFTWTWFLKCVTHDLELQDGRDLTIMYDMQKGLLKAVSEVLPESEHRWCARHILANWSKDWRGLERRNNFWRCARASCVAELNFHLDSLNMLGNGICESLLRYNKETWCRAYFNCDRKCDIIDNNMCETFNAWILAARHKTIITMLEEIRVKMMERIGKLREFADTWICDISPIAMKVYQDNMAQSMRCTIKWNGEYGYEV from the exons ATGCATCCAAAATGTCCATGGATCTTGGCTGCAAGTAAAGATGGCAGATCCAACAATTTTAAGGTAAAAAGGTATTGTCCTGTCCACAAGTGttacaaaacaaataaaaacaagCTTTGCAACTCCAAATACCTAGCAAAGCATTACAGGGATAAGATTGTGTGTCAACCAAATATGAATGTTTGGGAGCTAAAGAAACTCATTAAGGATGAACTGGACATGTATGTTGGTAGGTCTACTGTACATAGAGCTAGAGCAAAAATTCTAAAGGAGATAATAGGTGATGTGCATGCTGAGTTCAAGAGACTCTATGATTATAGAGATATTCTGTTACAAACAAATCCAGGTACAACTTGTGTTGTGAAAGTAGAAGATCAAGGTGAAGGCAAGCTTGTCTTCAATTCATTTTATGTTTGCTTCTATGCTATGAAGAAGGGATGGTCTGAAGGTTGCAAAAGGATAATTGGCATTGATGGTTGTTTTCTGAAAGGCATTTGTAAGGGTCAACTTCTTATAGCAGTATCAAAGGATGGAAATAATCAAATGTTTCCTATAGCTTGGGCCATTGTAGAGGTTGAGAACAGTTTCACTTGGACATGGTTTTTGAAGTGTGtaactcatgacttagagcttcaAGATGGAAGGGATCTTACTATCATGTATGATATGCAAAAG gGATTGCTTAAAGCTGTATCAGAAGTGTTGCCTGAAAGTGAACATAGGTGGTGTGCCAGACATATATTAGCAAACTGGTCCAAAGATTGGAGAGGATTAGAGAGGAGAAATAACTTCTGGAGGTGTGCTAGAGCATCATGTGTGGCAGAATTGAATTTTCACCTGGACAGTTTGAATATGCTTGGGAATGGGATATGTGAGAGCCTCTTAAGGTATAACAAGGAAACCTGGTGTAGAGCATACTTCAACTGTGACAGGAAATGTGATATAATTGACAACAATATGTGCGAGACATTTAATGCTTGGATACTTGCTGCTCGGCACAAGACAATTATCACAATGTTGGAGGAAATTAGAGTGAAGATGATGGAGAGAATAGGAAAGTTGAGGGAGTTTGCAGATACATGGATATGTGATATATCCCCAATTGCTATGAAGGTGTATCAAGATAACATGGCACAATCTATGAGGTGTACAATCAAGTGGAATGGTGAATATGGCTATGAGGTTTAG